The following proteins come from a genomic window of Metarhizium brunneum chromosome 2, complete sequence:
- the YGK1 gene encoding 5'-deoxynucleotidase: MGSQADRKNSGKTDISNLGFTPMVKVSGEWEVEKVVDAIPGDAPKSGGQSPLAFFHMIERLKTTKREGWRRFGIERGESIADHMYRMSIISMFAPPSLAKRIDLHKCMKMCLIHDMAELLVGDITPVDGVPKPEKSRRESLTMHYLTKNLLGNKDDAAVGEDIRAIWDEYEDSKTLESQYVHDIDKMELLLQMMEYEKRAEGALDLGEFAYVSSKMVLDETKAWAKELIEEREKFWGTKQHVDGVKGVEGGVTEEKTKMQDEYYSRD, encoded by the exons ATGGGATCGCAAGCGGATCGGAAGAATAGCGGCAAGACGGACATTTCTA ACCTGGGCTTTACGCCAATGGTCAAGGTCTCTGGAGAATGGGAAGTGGAAAAGGTGGTCGATGCAATTCCCGGTGATGCTCCCAAGTCGGGAGGCCAGTCTCCCCTTGCCTTTTTCCACATGATTGAACGACTCAAGACGACGAAGCGCGAAGGTTGGAGACGATTTGGCATCGAGAG AGGCGAGTCTATCGCAGACCACATGTACCGCatgtccatcatctccatgtTCGCTCCCCCGTCACTCGCCAAACGCATTGACCTCCACAAATGCATGAAGATGTGCCTTATTCACGACATGGCTGAACTCCTCGTCGGCGACATCACCCCCGTAGATGGCGTCCCCAAGCCTGAAAAGAGCCGGCGGGAGAGTCTGACCATGCACTACCTCACCAAGAATTTGCTTGGCAACAAGGACGATGCTGCGGTCGGCGAGGATATCCGGGCCATTTGGGACGAGTACGAGGATTCCAAGACGCTCGAGAGCCAATATGTCCACgacattgacaagatggagctgctgctgcaaatGATGGAATACGAGAAGCGCGCCGAGGGTGCCCTCGACCTGGGCGAATTTGCATACGTATCGAGCAAGATGGTGCTGGACGAGACCAAAGCATGGGCCAAAGAGCTGATAGAAGAGAGGGAGAAGTTCTGGGGCACCAAGCAGCATGTTGACGGGGTCAAGGGTGTGGAGGGGGGAGTTACTGAGGAGAAGACCAAGATGCAGGACGAGTACTACTCGAGGGATTAA
- the YCH1 gene encoding CDC25-like phosphatase YCH1 codes for MTTIASLRRMSAKSLSEKILAEKDAANTSFAIIDVRDDDHIGGHIRGSTNIPIGQLDAMMPTLVRRLQDKKTVVFHCALSQQRGPSAALKYLREKDGLLRSLGSREIAAEQEVYVLDRGFVGWQQVYGDDERLTEGYVKDIWENY; via the exons ATGACCACGATTGCCAGTCTGCGGCGCATGTCCGCCAAGTCTCTCTCCGAGAAGATCCTGGCCGAGAAGGACGCTGCCAACACCTCttttgccatcattgacGTACGAGATGACG ACCACATAGGCGGCCACATCAGAGGTTCCACCAACATTCCCATCGGCCAGCTCGacgccatgatgcccacCCTCGTACGCAGGCtgcaggacaagaagacggtcGTTTTCCACTGCGCACTCAGTCAGCAGCGTGGCCCGAGTGCCGCCCTCAAGTATCTGCGCGAAAAGGACGGGCTGCTGAGGAGTCTTGGGAGTAGGGAGATCGCTGCAGAGCAGGAGGTGTATGTGCTGGACCGGGGGTTCGTCGGCTGGCAGCAGGTCTATGGAGATGACGAGCGGCTGACGGAAGGGTATGTGAAGGATATTTGGGAGAATTACTGA
- the ADA2_1 gene encoding Transcriptional adapter 2, which yields MGVIRKKTVTRGEGGVKYVCDVCSSDITSTVRIRCADQSCSDFDLCVSCFAKGESRNNHDPGTHEFRVIEQNSFPIFEREWGADEELLLLEGAEIYGLGSWADIADHIGGFREKDEVRDHYLETYVNSPNFPLPKRCRPHDCELANQVPREEFQAQKKRRIEERREKSKSAPALQPKTKPTASVPSCHEIQGFMPGRLEFETEYANEAEEAVQHMQFDPGDGMNPRTGELEPEMELKLTVMDIYNCRLTQRVDRKKVIFEHELLEYRENTKIEKKRSKDEKDMLQKAKPFARIMNHKDFEDFNQGIIDEQNLRQAITQLQEWRSLKIGDLRSGEKYEAEKAARIQKAIPMGSMDRERLASSQRSKQQAAPEPPSGASLLVAPELAIRPAQTNGEAVNGDSKPLVNGQANGVNGINGVNGHASARPKYTPQPISGVQPLQLNQDTAADLHLLTPDEAKLCEIIRLQPKPYLMIKEQILKEALKTNGTLKKKQAKEICRLDSQKGARIFDFFINAGWLGKA from the exons ATGGGTGTCATCCGTAAGAAGACAGTCACTAGGGGAGAGGGTGGTGTGAAATATGTTTGCGACGTTTGCTCATCAGACATCACGTCAACG GTTCGCATTAGGTGTGCAGACCAATCATGCTCCGATTTCGACTTGTGCGTCTCCTGCTTCGCCAAAGGAGAGTCTCGCAATAACCACGACCCCGGGACCCACGAGTTCCGGGTAATTGAACAGAACTCGTTTCCCATTTTCGAACGCGAATGGGGGGCCGACGAAGAACTCTTGCTGTTGGAAGGCGCTGAAATATACGGTCTCGGGTCCTGGGCAGACATTGCCGACCACATCGGCGGGTTCCGCGAGAAGGACGAGGTTCGCGATCACTACCTTGAAACCTACGTCAACTCCCCGAATTTCCCTCTTCCAAAACGATGCAGACCGCATGACTGCGAGCTCGCAAATCAAGTGCCCCGAGAAGAGTTTCAGGCGCAAAAGAAGCGAAGGATCGAGGAGCGGCGTGAAAAGTCCAAGAGCGCGCCAGCTTTGCAACCCAAAACCAAGCCGACTGCCAGTGTACCCAGCTGTCACGAAATCCAGGGTTTCATGCCGGGTCGTCTTGAATTCGAAACTGAGTATGCCAACGAGGCTGAAGAGGCGGTCCAGCACATGCAGTTTGACCCTGGCGATGGCATGAACCCGCGCACCGGCGAACTCGAGCCGGAAATGGAGCTCAAGCTCACTGTCATGGATATTTACAATTGTCGGCTGACTCAACGTGTGGATCGCAAAAAGGTTATATTTGAACACGAATTATTAGAGTACAGGGAAAACACCAAGATTGAGAAGAAGCGATCAAAAGACGAGAAAGACATGTTACAAAAGGCCAAGCCTTTTGCCAGGATAATGAATCACAAAGACTTTGAAGACTTCAACCAGGGCATTATCGATGAGCAGAACCTGCGACAAGCTATCACCCAGCTACAAGAATGGCGGAGCTTGAAGATCGGGGACCTAAGGAGCGGCGAGAAGTACGAAGCAGAAAAGGCTGCCCGAATACAAAAGGCCATTCCCATGGGCTCGATGGACAGAGAGAGGCTCGCCAGTAGCCAACGATCGAAGCAACAAGCCGCGCCGGAACCACCCAGTGGCGCGTCTCTTCTCGTTGCCCCGGAACTCGCCATTCGTCCAGCCCAGACCAATGGCGAGGCCGTCAATGGCGATAGCAAGCCGCTTGTCAACGGCCAAGCTAACGGTGTGAATGGGATCAACGGAGTGAACGGTCACGCCTCGGCTAGACCAAAATACACGCCACAGCCTATTTCTGGCGTGCAACCGCTTCAACTAAATCAAGATACCGCGGCGGACCTGCACCTGCTGACGCCTGATGAAGCCAAGTTGTGTGAGATTATTCGACTACAGCCCAAGCCCTATTTAATGATCAAGGAGCAGATTCTCAAGGAGGCGCTCAAGACCAACGGAACCCTCAAGAAGAAACAAGCTAAGGAGATTTGCCGACTCGACTCACAAAAAGGGGCTAGAATATTTGACTTTTTTATCAATGCTGGATGGCTAGGGAAAGCATGA
- the ERG28 gene encoding Ergosterol biosynthetic protein 28 yields MDFVKSFLPEGKGVLPYYMLVLSVVSIGNCLQTYSTLHFTRRVYNGRFIRNTRLPPETAVFNPEDSVDKLVSAQNDPKATDQVTPLAGRLFGTWTLITSIVRCYAAYNLHIGPVYNMAYWTYIVAFGHFASEKFMFKSMTFGLPQVFPFALATCALIWMPLVRDHYVEIN; encoded by the exons ATGGATTTCGTCAAGTCGTTCCTCCCAGAGGGCAAGGGTGTCCTGCCCTACTACATGCTCGTC CTCTCCGTCGTCTCTATTGGCAACTGCTTACAGACATACTCAACCCTCCACTTCACAAGACGTGTGTACAATGGGCGCTTCATCCGAAACACCAGACTGCCTCCCGAAACAGCCGTCTTCAACCCTGAGGACTCGGTCGACAAGCTCGTGTCTGCCCAGAATGATCCGAAAGCAACTGATCAGGTAACCCCGCTGGCAGGTCGACTGTTTGGCACATGGACCCTCATCACGTCTATTGTCCGCTGCTACGCCGCTTACAACTTGCACATCGGGCCCGTGTACAACATGGCCTACTGGACGTACATTGTGGCCTTTGGCCATTTCGCTAGCGAGAAGTTTATGTTTAAGAGCATGACTTTTGGCCTCCCTCAGGTGTTTCCCTTTGCGCTTGCGACTTGTGCCCTGATTTGGATGCCTCTTGTTCGTGATCACTATGTCGAGATCAACTAG
- the MKAR gene encoding Very-long-chain 3-oxoacyl-CoA reductase produces the protein MDKILENPYVAGIKSHVEQLGPIPQPVLGAFAGVGALWLTYKLFGYLQLVLSAFVFSGHNLRKYGRAGSWAVVTGASDGLGKEYASQLAAKGFNLVLVSRTKSKLESLAKELQEKYHGKDLDIKIHAMDFAKDDDADYEKLAEVVRGLDVAILINNVGQSHSMPVSFLETPKDELQNIVTINCLGTLKVTQIVAPILKQRKHGLILTMGSFGGWTPTPYLATYSGSKAFLQQWSNALSSELADDHVDVYLVLSHLVTTAMSKVRRPSLLIPNARNFVKAALGKIGLGGYQTAPNTYTPWWSHSFMLWLIENVPGVNSPVTIWYNKKMHLDIRRRALRKQAREAKKQ, from the exons ATGGATAAGATTTTGGAGAATCCCTACGTGGCAGGCATCAAGTCGCACGTCGAGCAGCTTGGCCCGATTCCCCAGCCTGTGCTAGGTGCCTTTGCTGGCGTTGGTGCACTTTGGCTCACATACAAGCTCTTTGGCTatctccagctcgtcctgAGTGCATTCGTCTTCTCCGGTCACAAT CTTCGCAAGTATGGCCGCGCCGGATCATGGGCCGTCGTAACTGGTGCCTCAGATGGTCTTGGTAAGGAGTATGCCTCCCAACTCGCTGCCAAGGGCTTCAATCTCGTCCTCGTTTCCCGAACCAAATCCAAGCTCGAGTCGCTCGCCAAGGAGCTGCAAGAGAAATACCATGGCAAGGACCTTGATATCAAGATTCACGCCATGGACTtcgccaaggacgacgatgccgattATGAGAAGCTCGCCGAGGTCGTTCGTGGCCTCGACGTTGCTATCCTGATAAACAATGTCGGGCAGAGCCACAGCATGCCCGTCTCTTTCCTGGAGACACCCAAGGACGAGCTGCAGAACATTGTTACAATCAATTGCCTGGGTACTCTCAAGGTCACTCAGATTGTTGCCCCTATTCTCAAGCAGCGCAAGCATGGGTTGATATTGACCATGGGCTCCTTCGGTGGCTGGACACCTACTCCTTACCTGGCTACCTACTCTGGCAGCAAGGCCTTCCTGCAGCAATGGAGCAATGCTCTTTCGTCTGAACTTGCTGATGACCACGTGGACGTGTATCTGGTTCTCAGCCACCTAGTTACTACTGCCATGAGCAAGGTCCGCCGCCCTAGCCTCCTGATTCCCAATGCCCGTAATTTTGTCAAGGCTGCTCTCGGCAAAATTGGCCTTGGTGGTTATCAGACTGCCCCCAACACTTACACTCCTTGGTGGAGCCACTCTTTCATGCTGTGGTTGATTGAGAACGTTCCCGGCGTCAACAGCCCTGTCACTATCTGGTACAACAAGAAAATGCACTTGGATATTCGGAGACGGGCCCTCCGCAAGCAGGCGCGCGAGGCTAAGAAGCAGTAG
- the hts1 gene encoding Histidine--tRNA ligase produces MLPALNRRIYRIPVVRTGHPLGTLFLRSFTASPLRRRFAATFAHDEDDMATPDGKVPKASAVTLKTPKGTRDWSGQDMLLREEVFKMITDVFKKHGGTPLDTPVFELKEILSGKYGEDSKLIYDLQDQGGELCSLRYDLTVPFARWLAMNNIQAVKRYHIAKVYRRDQPAIARGRYREFHQCDFDIAGVYDPMIPDAEVLRIIVEVFEALELGVTIKLNHRQVLDGMFAVAGVTPEKIRTISSAVDKLDKMSWEDVKKEMVEEKGLASEVADRIGEYVRHAGTISETLQLLKSREELVANEQVKRGLDDMTLLASYVEAFGIADKISFDLSLARGLDYYTGLIYEVINLPPKAEEGQASGKKSKKDDPASQVGSIAAGGRYDNLVGMYGKRQIPCVGISFGVDRIFTILEARRRKDGLKQRRDVDVYVMAFGDKSSNGLLLERMSVAQRLWSAGIRAEFSPKVKPKLPQQFKAAEGVPLGVILGQTELDAGQVRLKLLGQGENKGDDKPAEKDDGKLVSLDELADEVKKLLV; encoded by the exons ATGCTACCTGCGCTGAACAGACGCATATACCGAATACCAGTTGTGCGAACGGGCCATCCACTTGGCACATTGTTCCTTCGCAGTTTTACGGCGTCCCCTCTCCGTCGACGATTTGCCGCAACCTTTGCGcacgacgaagacgacatggcgaCCCCAGACGGCAAGGTGCCGAAAGCCTCGGCGGTTACGCTGAAGACCCCTAAGGGTACGCGGGACTGGAGCGGGCAGGATATGTTGCTGCGCGAGGAAGTCTT CAAAATGATCACTGATGTTTTCAAGAAGCATGGTGGCACTCCTCTGGATACTCCTGTGTTTGAGCTGAAAGAGATTCTTTCTGGCA AATATGGCGAGGATTCCAAGCTCATCTACGACCTGCAAGACCAGGGCGGCGAGCTCTGCTCTCTTCGATACGACCTGACAGTTCCCTTTGCCCGTTGGCTCGCCATGAACAACATCCAAGCTGTAAAGCGCTACCACATTGCCAAGGTCTACAGAAGAGACCAGCCCGCCATTGCCCGGGGACGATATCGCGAGTTCCACCAGTGCGATTTCGATATCGCCGGCGTGTACGATCCCATGATTCCCGATGCTGAGGTGCTGCGGATTATCGTTGAGGTGTTTGAAGCTCTGGAGCTTGGGGTCACTATCAAGCTCAACCACAGACAAGTTCTTGACGGCATGTTCGCCGTGGCAGGCGTCACCCCCGAGAAGATTAGAACAATTAGCTCGGCTGTCgacaagttggacaagatgTCCTGGGAAGATGTAAAGAAGGAGATGGTGGAAGAGAAGGGCCTTGCTAGCGAGGTTGCTGACCGAATTGGCGAGTATGTCCGTCATGCGGGAACAATCTCCGAAACGCTACAGCTCCTCAAGTCCAGAGAAGAGCTGGTCGCTAATGAGCAAGTCAAGCGTGGTCTCGATGACATGACCCTGCTTGCTTCATATGTTGAGGCTTTCGGCATTGCCGACAAAATCTCCTTTGATCTCTCTCTTGCCCGAGGCCTCGACTATTACACTGGCTTAATCTACGAAGTTATCAATCTGCCTCCCAAGGCTGAAGAGGGCCAGGCTTCCGGcaagaagtcaaagaaggACGATCCTGCCagccaagttggcagcatTGCTGCTGGCGGCCGCTACGACAACCTGGTTGGCATGTACGGCAAGCGACAGATCCCATGCGTGGGTATTTCTTTTGGTGTTGACCGCATCTTCACCATCTTGGAAGCACGACGCAGAAAGGACGGTCTCAAGCAAAGGCGAGACGTCGACGTGTATGTCATGGCTTTTGGAGACAAGTCGTCCAACGGTCTCCTTCTTGAACGCATGTCAGTGGCCCAGAGATTATGGAGCGCCGGAATCCGCGCAGAGTTCTCCCCCAAGGTCAAACCTAAGCTGCCCCAGCAGTTTAAGGCTGCCGAAGGTGTACCTCTGGGTGTCATTTTGGGTCAGACGGAGCTCGATGCTGGCCAGGTCCGACTCAAACTCCTGGGACAAGGAGAGAACAAGGGGGATGATAAGCCTGCGGAAAAGGATGATGGAAAGCTGGTATCACTGGACGAATTGGCCGATGAAGTCAAAAAATTACTTGTCTAG
- the NUP170 gene encoding Nucleoporin NUP170: protein MSFPQTTPLRPVPGAFLNTPAVASRFQSGSDPVRRQLFPASSNNQPGGQVGGNLASGGLGTTATQGGGLASSRSSTALTAVNTGDAGLVAANPLPTPRLENVPPVLKAAKAINAFLQMDESFPDLDSYCRQGASSDYELSRSDSSWAPFHKTHMYPIPNQVFDHYNAGELQTLMGLFAEINHAWVVIDNSLYLWDYTHADPELIGFEEQPHTIHAVALVPPKPGIFVKTITHILVVATSSEMILLGLSATDTPAGTKSVALYQTKMNLPLRGNDVRVISGSADGRIFFGGSSDIDINELYYQSEEKWFSNRCGRINHTNPGWASVVSLQSTFWSHKEPEHLVDIVIDDSRKLVYTLSSKSTIRTYHMDAPDRLNKVIEKEKIHCLRDIAHMITQSKLLTDKLRIVSISPITKQEASKLHLMALTDSGCRLFFSATNASSYLYGSQSNLAPQSMQVQFIKFPPSQASRRSGLFSQTGQPGESAVDLESTILTASRQGIRFAPGFFLDFVSSGNNASIDTLFVSGPETGRIKRVSPTAPLRYFEQGSWINIGSRAEAVGLITKPFAAAAQPLGFGNELAVQFDEPPSEFAVLTNTGIHVIRRRRFVDTFAAAIRDAPGDEVLDSITRRLIQLYGRVETISTALAIACGHGGDGRPGAARAIDQATEDRARALFVDFGGQPTMAETDGTALTTESVKLSSRHDALALYLSRLIRKLWKSPVIRTGVSPTGGITVDSAVPLSKLNITQENLERLRRFIETNRGLIQGMSGPSDLQRVSTRQEEVALQAEHQALHALQKIMESISEGISFVLMLFDERVADIFTRLDEVSRQQLKELSYEKLFSQADGKDLAKLLVKAIVNRNIESGSNVETVADALRRRCGSFCSPDDVVIFKAQEQLKRASEQPLNTNQFRNLLHESLKLFEKVAGSLTFANLQAAVTQYVEMKYYAGGIQLCLVVAREKDRGNTALVWVNDGKPSGDPRANAFNDRKRCYDMIHDVLRHLDAASSTEPEMVDGKLTLIATKRLEAYDVVNGSDDEVFHFDLYEWYIQQGWTDRILAIDSPHVITFLERLAGTNVEHADLLCRFYTNRSRFFDAAEVQAQLANSDFPIGIKDRIKLLSLAKANANVATVGVSRQQQQQVNHEVTDLLDVANIQDDLLQRLKADDRIDPERKAEIELALDGKIQGLSELFNDYADQAGYYDLCLLIYHTANYRNPTTIAGTWSNLIQQTHDEVMARQENPEPGMPTPPLPYEAVTSKIQNIAHHTSLDSFVFPIQTLIPELCRYAVAYQQDATIGADPTWPVQLFLTLGVSHDMIVRVLENIFDTQDYGFSGMARNRIIEIIAYVVNDWVADVRRRGGAGKGGSIGPSVADLVSRCESALPPPGQGNNNGGMDLADIRRVLRALRREISGLIERVPTGSLRFM, encoded by the exons ATGTCGTTTCCTCAGACCACGCCTTTACGGCCGGTGCCAGGCGCCTTCCTGAACACGCCGGCGGTGGCTTCGCGATTTCAGTCTGGCTCTGATCCGGTGCGACGACAGCTTTTCCCGGCTTCTTCCAATAACCAACCCGGCGGCCAGGTTGGTGGAAATTTAGCCTCTGGTGGCTTGGGCACAACGGCGACACAGGGAGGTGGTTTGGCTTCATCCAGATCCTCAACGGCCTTAACGGCGGTGAATACTGGTGACGCTGGCTTGGTTGCTGCCAATCCgttgccgacgccgcggcTTGAGAATGTGCCTCCAGTTCTCAAGGCCGCAAAGGCCATCAATGCTTTTTTGCAAATGGATGAGAGTTTCCCGGACCTGGATTCTTATTGCAGGC AGGGCGCTTCTTCCGATTATGAGCTTTCGAGGTCTGATTCATCTTGGGCCCCTTTCCACAAGACGCACATGTATCCGATTCCGAACCAAGTATTCGATCACTACAATGCGGGAGAGCTTCAAACCTTGATGGGATTGTTTGCTGAGATTAACCACGCCTGGGTTGTTATCGACAACTCCTTGTACCTATGGGACTACACTCACGCCGACCCCGAGCTGATCGGATTCGAAGAACAACCACATACCATCCACGCAGTCGCGTTGGTCCCCCCGAAACCTGGCATTTTCGTCAAGACGATCACGCACATTCTTGTCGTCGCTACGTCATCGGAGATGATTTTGCTGGGTCTTTCAGCTACGGATACGCCTGCTGGTACCAAGTCTGTCGCATTGTATCAAACCAAGATGAACTTACCTCTGCGTGGTAATGACGTCCGCGTGATTTCCGGGTCGGCTGATGGCCGCAtcttctttggcggcagcagcgacATCGATATCAACGAGTTATACTATCAGTCTGAAGAGAAGTGGTTTTCAAACCGATGCGGCAGAATCAATCACACCAACCCGGGATGGGCATCAGTAGTCTCATTGCAGTCTACTTTCTGGTCTCACAAGGAGCCTGAACACTTGGTTGATATTGTTATCGATGACTCAAGAAAGCTTGTTTATACACTATCAAGCAAGTCGACTATCCGAACATATCACATGGATGCTCCTGACCGCTTGAACAAGGTCattgagaaggaaaagaTTCACTGTCTGCGTGACATTGCTCACATGATTACACAGTCCAAACTGCTCACCGACAAATTGAGAATAGTATCCATCAGTCCGATTACGAAGCAAGAAGCATCCAAACTTCACCTTATGGCTCTTACCGACTCCGGCTGCCGACTGTTCTTCAGTGCTACGAATGCGTCATCATATCTCTACGGATCACAGTCCAACCTGGCACCCCAAAGCATGCAGGTACAATTCATCAAATTCCCGCCGAGCCAGGCCTCGAGACGGTCGGGACTGTTTTCTCAGACTGGTCAGCCCGGAGAGTCGGCGGTCGATCTGGAATCTACCATACTCACGGCAAGCCGACAAGGTATCCGCTTTGCTCCCGGTTTCTTCTTGGACTTTGTGAGCAGCGGAAACAATGCTAGCATAGATACTCTTTTCGTTTCTGGACCGGAGACAGGACGAATTAAGCGCGTATCACCTACGGCACCTTTACGATACTTTGAGCAAGGGAGCTGGATTAACATTGGTAGCAGAGCGGAAGCCGTTGGACTTATCACCAAGCCgtttgctgccgccgcgcagCCCCTCGGATTTGGCAACGAACTAGCGGTGCAATTCGACGAGCCCCCAAGCGAGTTTGCTGTTCTTACGAATACCGGAATTCACGTCATTCGCCGACGCCGATTTGTGGACACCTTTGCTGCTGCTATCCGCGACGCTCCTGGCGATGAAGTTTTGGATAGCATTACCCGCCGGTTGATTCAATTATATGGCCGGGTTGAGACCATCTCGACAGCCCTTGCCATTGcctgtggccatggcggagaTGGAAGGCCAGGTGCTGCACGTGCCATCGATCAGGCGACAGAGGATAGAGCTCGCGCTCTGTTTGTTGACTTTGGTGGCCAACCTACTATGGCCGAGACCGATGGTACAGCACTAACCACCGAATCTGTCAAGCTCTCCTCTCGACATGACGCCCTCGCTCTGTATCTATCTCGTCTCATTCGCAAGCTATGGAAGTCCCCCGTCATCAGAACCGGGGTTTCACCTACCGGTGGCATCACAGTCGATTCTGCGGTTCCTTTGTCTAAGCTTAACATCACTCAAGAAAATTTGGAGAGGCTGAGGAGGTTCATCGAGACCAACCGTGGTCTGATACAGGGAATGTCTGGCCCGTCTGATCTCCAAAGAGTGTCTACAAGGCAAGAAGAGGTTGCGCTGCAGGCTGAACACCAAGCATTGCATGCTCTTCAGAAGATTATGGAAAGCATTTCAGAGGGCATCTCCTTTGTGCTGATGCTCTTTGATGAGCGCGTTGCTGATATTTTCACCAGACTAGATGAAGTCTCGCGACAACAACTGAAGGAGCTTAGCTACGAGAAATTGTTCTCACAGGCCGATGGGAAGGATCTCGCCAAGCTCCTGGTCAAGGCAATTGTGAACAGAAATATCGAGAGCGGCTCTAACGTTGAGACTGTGGCTGACGCGCTACGAAGACGGTGCGGCAGCTTCTGCAGCCCTGAcgacgtcgtcatcttcaaggCCCAGGAGCAGCTCAAGCGAGCCTCAGAGCAGCCTCTGAATACGAACCAATTTAGAAATCTTTTACACGAAAGTTTAAAGCTTTTCGAAAAGGTTGCTGGAAGTCTGACCTTTGCCAACTTGCAAGCTGCGGTTACACAGTATGTTGAGATGAAATATTACGCTGGGGGTATTCAACTATGTCTTGTTGTTGCTCGCGAGAAGGATCGTGGCAATACGGCCCTTGTTTGGGTCAATGACGGCAAGCCATCCGGCGACCCTCGAGCAAACGCGTTCAATGACCGAAAGCGATGCTACGATATGATTCACGACGTGCTTCGCCATTTGGATGCTGCGTCGAGCACTGAGCCAGAAATGGTTGACGGCAAGCTCACTTTGATTGCCACCAAGAGACTGGAGGCCTATGATGTGGTGAACGGGTCAGATGATGAAGTCTTCCACTTTGATCTATACGAGTGGTACATTCAACAAGGGTGGACTGACCGTATCTTGGCCATTGACTCTCCTCACGTCATCACCTTTTTGGAGCGCCTGGCGGGTACCAATGTCGAGCATGCCGATCTCCTCTGCCGCTTCTACACGAACCGCAGTCGTTTCTTCGATGCCGCAGAAGTTCAAGCACAGCTGGCCAACTCTGATTTCCCAATTGGCATCAAGGACCGCATCAAATTGCTGTCTCTTGCCAAGGCTAATGCCAACGTTGCGACGGTTGGCGTCagccggcagcagcagcagcaggtcAACCACGAAGTTACCGACCTCCTAGACGTAGCAAACATTCAAGATGACCTACTGCAGCGGCTCAAGGCGGATGATAGAATTGACCCCGAGCGAAAGGCCGAGATTGAACTCGCCCTAGACGGTAAGATTCAGGGGCTCTCAGAG TTGTTCAATGACTATGCGGATCAAGCAGGCTATTACGATTTATGCTTGTTAATCTATCACACAGCCAACTATCGTAATCCCACCACCATTGCTGGAACGTGGAGCAATCTGATCCAGCAGACACACGACGAAGTCATGGCGAGGCAAGAGAACCCCGAGCCAGGCATGCCGACGCCCCCCTTACCGTACGAAGCAGTCACCAGCAAGATCCAGAATATTGCCCACCACACCTCCCTCGACAGCTTTGTGTTCCCCATCCAAACCCTTATTCCCGAGCTGTGTCGTTATGCAGTGGCCTACCAGCAGGACGCCACCATTGGGGCCGACCCTACTTGGCCCGTGCAATTATTCCTCACCCTCGGCGTATCGCACGATATGATTGTGCGAGTCCTCGAGAACATATTCGACACCCAGGACTACGGATTCAGCGGCATGGCTCGCAACCGCATTATCGAAATCATAGCGTACGTGGTCAACGAT